The Planctomycetaceae bacterium genome includes the window GCTCGATCGTGTCGCGCTGCGATTGAGGAATCCCTCGGATCGCCCGCAGACGTTCCGGTTGCTCTTCGCCGACGACGATCGTGTGCCGCATATCACCGGCATCTCGCCGATGATCCGCGACGCGGCGGGCAACCCCACCGGTGTGCCCGTGCAGATTTCCAAGAACTGGCACCGCAAACCAGGCGAACCGTCTCTGTATCAGGGCCCGTGGCTGCACGCCTTCACGCAGCTTCGTGTGCCCGCCGGCGAAACCGTCGAGTGCGAGTTGACGATCGCCCACGGGTGGTGGGGGATGGTTCCGGCCGTCTCGCACGCCCAGCTCTGCCTGATCGGCTGGGGCGTCAATCAGCTCTGGGACCAGGCCGCCATCGGCAGTTGGGGCGAGAGCATTTGCTACGATCCCGACGTCAATCTCAATCGCGGCATGATCGACGACGTGAGGCCGCTGATGGTCTGGGCGATGGGGCCCAGGCCCGAGGCGAAATGGAGCTGGACTCAGAACGTCGGCGGCGGCGACTTCGGCGACTATCACATCGGCAACGGCGGGCGCCGCTTCTTCACGCGCATGCGGACGCATTACCGCCAGTACGGCCCGTGCCTGACGGACGTGACGTACGCCGGGATCAGCCCCGACGGGGCGATCTCGATGCGGGCGACGGCATCGAGCCCGCGGTGCGACGACATCACGCGCGGCTACTACCATGTGCGATATGACTTTCACCGCGCAATCCAGGCCAAGCGGCTGGAGCTTTTCCGCCTGGGCGCCGATCGGTACAACGACCCGGACGCCTCGCAAATCGCCTGGGGCCAGGGCCAGCGCATGATCGGCGAAGCGGCGGCAGCCCATCGGCAGGGCTATCAGCAGACGTTCCCGCTGGCCGGGGCGGGTTCATGGATGTCGCTGCACGGCGCCGGGGGGTTCAAGCCGCCCCAGGGCGGCGCGTGGGCCAATCGCGGGATGATCGTGCGGCAGTGGCAGGCTGGCGTGGGCGGCAAGAGCGTCGCGCCGCACGGCGCGATCATCGGCACCAGTCAGGGCAAGCACGCCTCGGCGGCTCTGGTGTGTGCGACAAATGATTTCCGCGCCGGGGACTACATCGAGTTTGTGGTCGAGATGGTGATCCTGCCCGTGCGGGCGGCGGACTATTACGGCCCCAACGAAAACCTCCGCACGTCGCTCAAGACCATCGGCGACAGTTGGCAAGCTGTTGCCCGCCAGGCCGCGGGGAACACGCTGCAGGTGAACGTGCTCGCTGGAACACTGGAGCGAGCTTACCCGCCGCAGGTGAAAGTGGCTGCCGATCAGACAGCCGCCGTTGAGATTACCGGCGGCGTGGGATATGTGCCCGTGACATTCAGCGGCCTCAAGAGCTACAGAGATCACTCTCTGTGGATGTCGGTAGATGGCAAGGAGTCGCTGGTCGACCAGTCGCGGCATGGAGCGGACTTCTGGCAGACGGATTACGACCCTCAGACCCAGACATGGCGGCAGACGTACAATGTGCCGCTCGACAGCCCGGGCGACGTGGCGCGGAAAGCGCTGATTACCCTGAAAACAAATCCGAAATACGAATCTCGAAATCCGAAACAAGAAACAAAAGGGGAAACGAGAAAGAAACAATAAGACGGGTCGCCATGCCACCCGTCTTTGTTTTTTTGCTGTTTGTTTCGGATTTCGAGATTCGGATTTCGGATTTGTTTCTCTCCTCTCATCCTCCTCCTCGTGACTGCACCCACTCGATGGCCATTTTGAGCAGTTCGGTTGAGCTGCCGACCTTGAGTTTCTTTTTGATGTGGTCGCGGTGCGACTCGACGGTCTTGACGCTGATATGCAGGCGTTTGGCCAGCTCGGACATGGGCAGGCCCTCGCCGATGAGTTCGAAGACTTCGTATTCGCGGTCGCTGAGGCGCGACGTCAGCGACGTGCCGGCCGCGGCGTTGGGGGTTTCGACGAACTTCTCGACCATGGCTTCGGCCAATTCGCTGCTGACGTACATGCCCCCGGCCAGGACGCTGCGGATGCCTTCGATGAGTTCGTCGGGGTCGCGGGTTTTGGAGACGTAGCCTCGCGCCCCCGCGCGCAGCGTGCGTTCGGCGAAGAACGACTCGTCCCGCATGGAGAACACCAGCACCGGCAGCTTGGGCCAGCGCACGTGGATGTCCTTGAGCAGGTCGATCCCGTTGCTGTCGCGCAGGCGCATGTCGACGATGACCATGTCGGGGCGATGGGTCTCGATCGCCTTGAGGGCGCCGCTCACGTCGGCGGCCTCCCCGGCCAGCGTCAGGTCCTCGGTCGTCGCCAGCAGCGACGCGATCGCCCGGCGCGTCACGGGGTGGTCATCCACCACGAGCACCTTCTTCTTGACCAGTGTCTGGGTCTCGGTTCCTGCCATGAGCGCCCCCTAAGTTTGTTCAAGTACATCCGGCGCTGCAACCTCCGGCAGACGTCTGGCCTCGTCAGCCCCCGATAGATCGTTCGCCATAATTGTACCCATCAGGCCGTCACCACGTCGGCGTGAATCGCCAACTCTTCCAATTTCTGGCGCACCTCGCGCCGGTACAGGGCGTTCATCACGACAACCACCTTCGGCGGCCATGCCCGCAGCGATTCTGGGGCGACCACCTCGTGCGCGCAGAGCGGAACGAACAGACCTTGCTTGCGCGGATTGACGTCGACAACGCATTCCACCAACTCTTCGGCCCCGCTCAGCGCGTTGAGCAGCACGACGCCCTTGGTTCCGGCGCCCCAGAAGACCACCCGCTTGTCCAGGCGGCGGTACTCCTCCAGGCGCTTCTGCCATTGCTCCAGGCGCCGGGCGAACAACCCGGCGAACGCCCCGACAAGGCGGGCGGTCTGTACCCCGGGCCTTCGCGCCGCCACGTCGACGGGAAAGCTGCCGCTGGGCAGCGCCAGCACCGCCAGGTACTGCCCGCCGTACGTCACGCGAACCATTGCAGGCGAAAACCCCGAGCGGATCAACAGCCGCACCAAAGTGTCGGGCAGAAAATAACTGCGATGTTCGTAAAGCAGGTCCCACAGGGCCAGGCCCTTGAGCATCGGCAGGGCATTGGGCACGCC containing:
- a CDS encoding response regulator transcription factor, with the protein product MAGTETQTLVKKKVLVVDDHPVTRRAIASLLATTEDLTLAGEAADVSGALKAIETHRPDMVIVDMRLRDSNGIDLLKDIHVRWPKLPVLVFSMRDESFFAERTLRAGARGYVSKTRDPDELIEGIRSVLAGGMYVSSELAEAMVEKFVETPNAAAGTSLTSRLSDREYEVFELIGEGLPMSELAKRLHISVKTVESHRDHIKKKLKVGSSTELLKMAIEWVQSRGGG